The proteins below are encoded in one region of Helianthus annuus cultivar XRQ/B chromosome 2, HanXRQr2.0-SUNRISE, whole genome shotgun sequence:
- the LOC110927119 gene encoding geranylgeranyl transferase type-2 subunit beta 1 produces the protein MGELAAEKHAKYILTVEKKKDSIESALMEHLRINGAYWGLTTLDILDKLAAAVDQETIISWVMSCQHESGGFGGNEGHDPHLLYTLSAIQILALFNKIDTLDIEKVTSYITALQNEDGSFSGDKWGEIDTRFSYVAICSLALLKQLDKINVGKAVSYIISCKNLDGGFGCTPGAESHAGQIFCCVGALAITGSLHYVDKDLLGWWLCERQVKSGGLNGRPEKLPDVCYSWWVLSSLIMIDRVHWIDKEKLVKFILDCQDKENGGISDRPDDAVDVFHTYFGVAGLSLLEYPGLKAIDPAYALPVDVISRILLH, from the coding sequence ATGGGAGAACTGGCAGCTGAAAAACACGCCAAATACATCTTAACAGTCGAAAAGAAGAAAGACAGCATCGAATCCGCCTTAATGGAGCATCTTAGAATCAACGGTGCATATTGGGGATTAACCACACTCGACATTCTCGATAAACTCGCAGCAGCCGTTGATCAAGAAACAATCATTTCATGGGTCATGAGTTGCCAACACGAATCTGGCGGTTTCGGTGGTAACGAAGGTCACGACCCGCATCTACTCTACACCCTCAGCGCTATCCAAATTCTAGCACTTTTTAACAAAATCGACACACTCGATATCGAAAAAGTGACAAGTTACATAACCGCCTTACAAAACGAAGACGGTTCGTTTTCCGGAGACAAATGGGGCGAAATCGATACTCGGTTTTCCTACGTTGCGATATGCTCTCTAGCGTTACTAAAACAGTTGGATAAAATCAACGTTGGAAAGGCGGTTAGTTACATTATAAGCTGCAAGAATCTCGACGGCGGGTTCGGGTGCACCCCCGGTGCAGAATCCCACGCGGGTCAAATCTTTTGCTGCGTAGGCGCACTTGCGATAACCGGCAGTTTACACTACGTCGATAAGGATCTTTTGGGATGGTGGTTATGTGAACGACAAGTGAAATCCGGTGGGTTAAACGGGCGACCCGAGAAGCTTCCGGATGTTTGTTACTCGTGGTGGGTGTTATCTAGTTTGATAATGATCGATCGGGTTCATTGGATCGATAAAGAGAAGCTTGTTAAGTTTATATTGGACTGTCAAGATAAAGAAAACGGAGGGATTTCGGATAGACCGGATGATGCAGTTGACGTTTTTCATACTTACTTTGGAGTCGCGGGTCTTTCGCTTCTTGAGTATCCGGGATTGAAGGCTATCGATCCGGCTTATGCGCTGCCTGTTGATGTTATAAGTAGGATTTTGCTTCATTga